In the genome of Pirellulaceae bacterium, one region contains:
- a CDS encoding ECF-type sigma factor, which translates to MTVFDHDESERSDRSLLRRFRGGEPDAATALYMRYADRLQALARAQTSGQLSTRFDPEDVVQSVFRTFFRRASEGLYVVPPGEQLWQLLLVLALNKVRALAVHHRAKKRDVFRTVGSPGLESYRGVQDESPMQILSMIIDEVVGSLPDVQQRMIKLRIEGNEVQQIADETSRSKRSVERVLQKVRQQLAQLIDDDAAQVEAQDE; encoded by the coding sequence ATGACCGTTTTTGATCACGATGAATCTGAAAGATCGGATCGTTCGTTGCTGCGTCGGTTTCGAGGAGGTGAACCGGATGCTGCGACGGCGCTATACATGCGCTATGCGGATCGTTTGCAGGCCTTAGCCAGGGCACAGACCTCCGGGCAGTTATCGACTCGTTTTGATCCCGAAGATGTCGTTCAGTCAGTTTTTCGAACATTTTTTCGCCGTGCGTCCGAGGGGCTTTATGTCGTCCCACCCGGCGAGCAACTCTGGCAGTTGTTGTTGGTCCTGGCCTTAAATAAAGTTCGAGCTTTGGCTGTTCACCATCGGGCGAAGAAACGAGATGTTTTTCGTACGGTGGGGTCGCCCGGGTTGGAAAGTTATCGGGGCGTTCAAGATGAGAGTCCGATGCAGATTCTTTCCATGATCATCGACGAAGTCGTGGGGAGTTTGCCCGATGTCCAACAAAGAATGATCAAGCTACGAATTGAGGGGAATGAGGTCCAGCAGATTGCCGATGAAACGAGTCGCTCGAAACGTTCCGTCGAACGTGTTCTGCAAAAAGTTCGACAACAACTCGCCCAATTGATTGATGATGATGCCGCCCAGGTCGAGGCACAAGATGAATAG
- a CDS encoding amidase family protein: protein MPSDPLVTDLSASEIAGRIGRQELRAIDVLEAFICRIEKVNSDLNAVVVDRFEEARQEAISADAAIAAGQSTGVLHGVPVTIKEMFDVVGLPTTAGLTTLRHHRATKDAVVVSRLRQAGAIVMAKTNVPQLGMTAESDNPVYGCTNNPWDVTRGPGGSSGGEAAIIAAGGSPLGLGSDGAGSIRFPAHVCGICGFKPTGGQLSMQGHRLSANWPSDWVQPGPLSHSVDDLILAMEVLTATNARNFDEVALPLSNPKRIDLSKLRVGVYDELESLPVAPAVKRAVHEARAKLVGQGVETVAYRPACLEEIWALYTRIFYAEGLSDIHEQLRGSTVDWRTRNYLRLARIPALFRPLAAAVATRIGQQRLGATLSNLRRSILNAKEYSRLLTQVREFRRRFQRELADQRIDALIAPPAPIAAFYHGDFYANYALIYNGVYNLLGVPAGTAHVTCVRPDEQSVRESRRDLVDRSMARSEAGSSGLPVGVQVISTRWRDDRVLALLKAIHQPIRAPRSLS, encoded by the coding sequence ATGCCGTCGGATCCCTTGGTAACAGATCTTAGTGCCAGCGAAATTGCTGGCCGAATTGGCAGGCAGGAATTGCGTGCGATCGATGTCTTGGAGGCTTTCATTTGCCGAATTGAAAAAGTCAATTCTGATTTAAATGCGGTCGTCGTCGATCGCTTCGAGGAAGCAAGGCAAGAAGCAATTTCCGCTGATGCGGCAATTGCAGCCGGACAGTCGACGGGGGTTCTGCATGGTGTGCCAGTGACGATTAAGGAAATGTTCGATGTTGTCGGTTTGCCTACCACAGCCGGGTTGACAACGTTGAGACATCATCGTGCAACCAAAGATGCCGTGGTTGTTTCTCGCCTGCGCCAGGCGGGTGCGATTGTGATGGCAAAAACTAATGTGCCACAACTTGGCATGACGGCTGAATCGGATAATCCAGTCTATGGTTGCACGAACAATCCGTGGGATGTGACGCGTGGCCCAGGCGGATCAAGCGGAGGAGAGGCTGCGATCATCGCTGCGGGAGGATCTCCATTGGGCTTGGGCAGTGATGGGGCAGGCAGCATTCGTTTTCCCGCGCATGTCTGTGGGATTTGCGGCTTTAAGCCGACCGGAGGCCAACTCTCGATGCAGGGACATCGACTTTCCGCGAATTGGCCCTCCGATTGGGTGCAGCCAGGCCCGCTGTCTCACTCGGTCGATGATTTGATCCTGGCGATGGAAGTTCTTACCGCGACAAACGCTCGCAACTTTGACGAGGTTGCCTTGCCGTTGTCCAATCCGAAACGAATCGATCTGTCGAAGCTGCGAGTTGGTGTGTATGACGAACTTGAATCGCTTCCAGTTGCTCCTGCCGTAAAACGCGCTGTGCATGAAGCCAGGGCCAAACTGGTGGGGCAAGGGGTGGAAACGGTCGCCTACAGGCCCGCTTGTCTTGAGGAAATCTGGGCTCTTTACACCCGGATATTCTATGCGGAAGGGCTCAGTGACATTCATGAGCAATTGCGTGGGTCGACCGTCGATTGGCGAACTCGTAACTACCTCCGTTTGGCTCGAATCCCAGCACTTTTTCGTCCGCTCGCAGCGGCAGTGGCAACCCGGATTGGGCAACAACGATTGGGAGCGACGTTGTCGAATCTGCGGCGATCAATTTTAAACGCGAAAGAGTATTCACGCCTGCTAACGCAAGTTCGAGAATTTCGTAGGAGGTTTCAACGGGAATTGGCAGATCAACGGATTGATGCTTTGATCGCGCCGCCAGCGCCGATCGCTGCCTTCTATCACGGTGACTTCTATGCAAATTACGCGCTAATTTATAATGGCGTCTACAACCTTCTGGGAGTTCCTGCCGGCACGGCACACGTCACCTGTGTCAGGCCAGATGAACAATCGGTTCGTGAAAGTCGTCGCGATTTGGTGGATCGGTCAATGGCTCGCAGCGAGGCGGGCAGTTCCGGTTTACCCGTTGGGGTGCAAGTGATTTCGACCCGTTGGCGAGATGATCGGGTTTTGGCCCTGTTAAAAGCGATTCATCAGCCAATCCGTGCTCCCAGATCGTTGAGTTAA
- a CDS encoding Ig-like domain-containing protein — MSTNWFRLPKGGKDRRLTTHRRLQVESLETRCLLAGSGLVWNDTSQLTLSFVPDGTEIGDEPSTLFQEFDELAAPRVWRATLLRAFQTWAVHTNVNIGVVTDQGQPMGTPGPRTQDSRFGDIRMGARPLMGDAMALGVSQNSVIAGTWAGDVFFNTEAEINSLDQLYAVALHEAGHVFGLDHSENHDSAMHSHNLPQSQRLTREDIEHVQSLHGKRVPDLHEPNDTFRTATDLLIPDPDLEAQLPPIVVYGDLMTRSDKDYFAMPDEGFGSTVTVRLQSSGISMLAPQLRVLTRDGVEVGSSSSAGAEGATLLVRFDEIDADAGYFIEVSSARSDQFAVGAYSLVVSFDSLPQVDARAVDDVVTGRLRNLKAEQLQTLISDPKALLNSDLSQDDQLENASDLQVSDGFTASRRFEQIASISNKHDVDYFHFATNEIQKSPVLNLTVRSLNLAGLIPEAIVLDSRGRRVQSEILVNGNGELVLQARLKPNSQYFVRVQPNDTQGAFRVGNYRLLVNLVDEWVRMDSFMEGVISRDHPVVVQALYVARPQLFHFAVDTVGNLQQNDGQVVLVHFWNEDRELLSRVSGPLNATRTSHGILLMPGSYAVQVSTDRVGGRPRQLAEFVLRGASFSDPFGIDPHDPTEDPIFECPDEEDLFCYPGGVISDDPFLWDEFLDTLPDVPDLDLSELVSALLGDWWSWYWLAIGQNGPVLSLEDAYETHVGVPLVVDESAGVLANDFDPEGDAKAAFVVSDPNHGLLDFNMDGSFTYLPETGFAGFDEFSYFATDFGIDSDPVLVRIEVIGTGFLLGDFNEDGLILVDDVELLCDAVNYGDDDEWFDLNQDLQVNVFDVYFLMTDILGSVIGDVNLDKRFGSEDMVAIFQAGYYENPAAGEASWSSGDWNCDGLFDSSDLIVAFQAGGYSMEAGFASLPARPTPDQLEEMLHPKQLLGRRQAVYVA; from the coding sequence ATGTCAACGAATTGGTTTCGTTTGCCGAAGGGTGGGAAAGACCGTCGATTGACGACGCATCGGCGCCTGCAAGTAGAAAGTCTGGAAACTCGTTGTTTGCTCGCAGGCTCAGGCCTTGTCTGGAATGATACGTCGCAATTGACGCTGAGTTTTGTTCCGGATGGCACCGAGATTGGTGATGAACCGAGTACGCTTTTTCAGGAATTTGACGAATTGGCGGCACCGCGTGTCTGGAGGGCCACCCTGTTACGCGCTTTCCAAACCTGGGCGGTGCACACGAACGTCAATATTGGAGTTGTGACGGATCAAGGGCAACCGATGGGGACACCGGGACCTCGGACTCAGGATTCTCGATTTGGTGATATTCGCATGGGAGCTCGGCCGTTAATGGGCGATGCGATGGCGCTGGGCGTCTCTCAAAACTCCGTGATTGCCGGTACCTGGGCTGGCGATGTGTTCTTTAACACCGAAGCTGAAATCAACTCACTCGATCAACTGTATGCCGTTGCGCTTCACGAAGCGGGACACGTTTTTGGGCTAGATCATAGTGAAAACCATGATTCCGCGATGCATAGTCACAATCTGCCTCAGTCTCAAAGATTGACAAGAGAGGATATTGAACACGTACAGAGCCTGCATGGTAAACGAGTTCCCGATCTGCACGAACCGAACGATACATTTCGCACGGCGACTGACCTGTTGATCCCGGATCCTGATCTGGAGGCACAACTGCCCCCCATCGTAGTTTACGGCGATCTGATGACTCGGAGTGATAAAGATTATTTTGCCATGCCAGATGAGGGATTTGGCAGCACCGTCACGGTCCGTTTGCAGTCGAGTGGGATTAGTATGTTGGCTCCCCAGCTGCGAGTGCTGACTCGAGATGGAGTGGAAGTTGGCAGCAGCTCGTCTGCAGGAGCCGAGGGGGCTACGCTGCTGGTACGTTTCGATGAGATTGATGCGGATGCAGGTTATTTTATTGAAGTGAGCTCGGCACGAAGCGATCAATTCGCAGTTGGGGCGTACTCGCTCGTTGTTTCGTTTGACAGTCTTCCGCAAGTGGACGCGCGAGCTGTCGATGATGTCGTCACAGGACGTCTTCGTAACCTGAAAGCGGAGCAATTGCAAACACTGATTTCCGATCCAAAAGCTCTGCTAAACAGTGATCTGAGTCAAGATGATCAGCTGGAAAACGCCAGCGATTTGCAGGTCAGTGACGGTTTTACTGCATCCAGACGTTTTGAACAGATTGCTAGTATTTCGAATAAACATGATGTCGACTACTTCCACTTCGCGACCAATGAAATTCAGAAATCCCCTGTGCTGAATTTGACAGTGCGCTCGTTGAATCTTGCTGGTCTCATACCGGAGGCCATTGTGTTGGACTCCAGAGGAAGACGGGTTCAGTCTGAAATCTTGGTCAATGGAAATGGGGAACTCGTACTTCAGGCACGCTTGAAACCGAATTCACAGTATTTTGTGCGCGTGCAGCCCAACGATACGCAGGGAGCTTTTCGGGTCGGGAATTACCGCTTGTTGGTGAATTTGGTGGACGAGTGGGTGCGCATGGACAGTTTCATGGAGGGAGTCATCAGTCGAGATCATCCGGTTGTGGTCCAAGCGCTCTACGTTGCACGCCCACAACTATTCCATTTTGCTGTCGATACGGTAGGTAATTTACAGCAAAACGACGGTCAGGTCGTGCTCGTGCATTTTTGGAATGAAGATCGCGAGTTGCTCTCCAGAGTCTCCGGACCGCTGAATGCCACGCGAACCTCCCACGGGATTCTCTTGATGCCTGGCAGTTATGCCGTGCAAGTATCGACCGATCGGGTGGGTGGACGTCCCCGTCAGCTGGCCGAATTCGTCCTCCGGGGGGCCTCTTTTTCAGATCCCTTCGGGATCGATCCCCACGATCCGACGGAAGACCCGATTTTCGAGTGCCCCGACGAAGAAGATTTATTTTGCTATCCCGGAGGCGTTATTTCGGATGACCCGTTCCTTTGGGACGAATTCCTGGATACGCTCCCCGACGTACCCGATTTAGACCTATCGGAGCTCGTGTCTGCCTTGCTCGGTGATTGGTGGTCTTGGTATTGGTTGGCGATCGGGCAAAACGGTCCCGTGCTGTCTCTGGAGGATGCGTACGAAACGCACGTCGGAGTTCCCTTGGTCGTGGATGAATCGGCGGGCGTGTTAGCAAATGATTTCGATCCGGAGGGCGACGCGAAAGCTGCGTTTGTGGTGAGTGATCCGAACCATGGTTTGTTGGATTTTAATATGGATGGCAGTTTCACCTACCTGCCGGAGACCGGATTCGCTGGTTTCGACGAGTTTTCGTATTTTGCCACCGACTTTGGCATCGATTCCGATCCGGTACTCGTTCGCATCGAAGTGATTGGGACCGGCTTTTTACTCGGTGACTTTAACGAAGATGGGCTCATTCTTGTCGACGATGTGGAGCTGCTTTGCGACGCAGTAAACTATGGCGACGACGACGAGTGGTTTGATCTAAATCAAGATTTACAAGTGAATGTGTTCGATGTGTATTTCCTGATGACCGACATCTTGGGCTCTGTGATTGGTGATGTCAATCTTGATAAACGTTTTGGTTCAGAAGACATGGTCGCAATTTTCCAGGCGGGCTACTACGAAAATCCTGCGGCCGGCGAGGCGTCTTGGTCTTCCGGCGATTGGAATTGTGATGGCTTGTTCGATTCGAGCGATTTGATTGTCGCTTTCCAAGCGGGAGGGTATTCGATGGAGGCAGGTTTCGCCAGCCTACCGGCACGGCCTACCCCGGATCAGCTAGAGGAGATGCTCCATCCGAAACAGCTACTTGGGCGCCGACAAGCGGTTTACGTGGCTTGA
- a CDS encoding protein kinase, with the protein MNRSLLDAQEDRIDAFERARVEDPEVALNEFLPPSDDDDYAIVAVELMRIDLESCWRQGTPKRLAEYQNNFANVLKDRELLSELAFEEYRCRLQSGSDVKPEEYVERFAISIDHWPLTESSTTDRLPHQLQETIDDLGPESDRLVNAIQRFPQPGDCFQDFQLLETLGQGTFGTVFRAKQAQLANRLVVLKISTGRSVEPQHLARLQHTHIVPIYSTHESDQLQAVCMPYFGRTTLADVVRSLKKLNRLPTSGQLIGEVIRARSDGRDTDDWAVKSQLESLEKQSYVDAVIQIMWQIVAGLEHAHQRGILHRDIKPANVLLTDDGRPMLLDFNVSDEIVVGGRACLMVGGTWPYMSPEQKRSMTTGHPIDQRSDIFSLGVLLYQLLCRQLPNPEESSEVGAFATPAGCPIDVPHIRDQNPLVPRSVAAVVCRCLQPDRERRYQTVNELKQDLECHLENRPLRFVADWSVTERAQKWCRRHPRILSASTISVVAAILLGVAASMAWIRDQQFQRAHLMTVGQTIDRELPRLRVLFGAHDLDAHLALDATERAQELIQQVDLEPALAWSANPLVRHFDRMERQELRDDLAELYFLLAAASVRQVADSTLSTDQLQRAQLHNQLAQRLFVDDRLPAALSEQQLTLEKLGQDEELTPTRQDLSKGWVSSGQRMMLAQQLMSQGDYVAAVNHFEQLRAADPFDFSSWFLLGNCYVSLERLSAADGCFTTCATLWPDMYLTWFNRGLCRFQSGEFMDAKHDFDRVLELQEDFAPALFNRALCQKRLRNFKAAIQDLTEVVRLQGHRPRTLLVRARVYDQLGENDLAEADRQKAFASAPVDAKGWMALGLARVEEDPQQALADIQRAQELMPFSAQVGRNLAFVYGEHLEQPEAAADVLFDLVQRFEDPTDRMARAVMLARMGNQALAVQEGQQALQLRRDGKLLFQMACVYALGVAKDSEQTENAVAYLAEAISIDPYWLTKAASDSDLDSIRRTDGFRNLVRAALVIQKRVQSNRSTTIPASN; encoded by the coding sequence ATGAATAGGTCATTGTTAGACGCACAGGAAGATCGCATCGATGCGTTCGAGCGCGCCCGGGTCGAGGATCCAGAGGTTGCGTTGAATGAATTTTTGCCGCCTTCCGACGACGATGATTATGCGATTGTCGCTGTTGAATTGATGCGGATTGATCTCGAGAGTTGTTGGCGACAAGGGACACCGAAACGCTTAGCTGAGTATCAAAACAATTTTGCCAATGTCCTGAAAGATCGAGAACTACTCAGCGAATTGGCATTTGAGGAATATCGTTGTCGTTTGCAATCGGGATCCGACGTAAAACCCGAGGAATACGTGGAACGCTTCGCGATTTCAATCGACCACTGGCCCCTTACTGAATCGTCCACCACCGATCGGTTGCCTCACCAGTTACAGGAAACAATTGATGATTTGGGCCCTGAGTCGGATCGATTAGTTAACGCGATCCAACGGTTTCCTCAACCGGGTGATTGTTTCCAAGATTTCCAGCTTTTGGAGACGCTGGGGCAGGGGACTTTCGGAACGGTCTTTCGAGCGAAGCAAGCTCAACTTGCCAATCGGCTGGTTGTTTTAAAGATTTCAACGGGGCGATCGGTTGAACCTCAACATCTGGCTCGATTGCAACACACCCATATCGTACCGATCTATTCGACGCATGAGTCCGACCAATTGCAGGCAGTTTGCATGCCATATTTTGGCCGCACAACTTTGGCAGACGTTGTGCGATCGCTGAAAAAGCTCAATCGGCTGCCGACCAGTGGACAACTTATTGGTGAGGTGATTCGTGCTCGATCTGACGGCCGTGATACGGATGATTGGGCAGTCAAAAGTCAATTGGAATCGCTCGAAAAACAGAGCTATGTCGATGCTGTGATCCAAATCATGTGGCAGATAGTTGCCGGTCTGGAGCATGCCCACCAACGTGGCATTCTCCATCGCGACATTAAGCCCGCGAACGTGTTGCTGACCGATGACGGTCGTCCCATGCTCTTGGATTTCAATGTTTCAGACGAAATCGTGGTGGGAGGACGTGCCTGCTTGATGGTGGGTGGGACCTGGCCTTACATGTCACCCGAGCAGAAGCGATCGATGACCACTGGGCATCCAATTGATCAACGCAGCGATATCTTCAGCTTGGGCGTTTTGCTTTACCAGCTGCTCTGTCGGCAGCTGCCTAATCCGGAAGAATCGTCGGAAGTCGGAGCGTTTGCCACTCCCGCAGGTTGCCCCATCGATGTGCCTCACATTCGAGACCAGAATCCGTTGGTGCCCCGTAGTGTAGCGGCCGTGGTTTGCCGCTGTCTTCAGCCGGATCGCGAGCGGCGATACCAAACTGTTAATGAGCTTAAGCAGGATCTCGAGTGTCATCTCGAGAATCGCCCGCTTCGATTTGTAGCCGATTGGTCGGTCACTGAGCGAGCTCAAAAATGGTGTCGTCGACATCCACGCATCCTGTCGGCATCGACCATTTCGGTCGTCGCCGCCATTTTGTTAGGGGTGGCGGCTTCGATGGCCTGGATACGAGATCAACAGTTCCAGCGAGCCCATCTCATGACGGTCGGGCAGACAATCGATCGGGAGCTGCCTCGGCTGCGAGTCCTGTTCGGCGCACACGATTTGGATGCCCATCTCGCACTTGACGCGACGGAGCGCGCTCAGGAGCTTATTCAACAAGTTGATTTAGAACCGGCGCTGGCCTGGAGTGCGAATCCACTTGTTCGCCATTTCGATCGGATGGAGCGACAGGAGTTGCGTGATGATTTGGCCGAATTGTATTTTCTATTGGCTGCGGCCAGTGTGAGGCAGGTGGCGGATAGCACGCTGTCGACAGATCAGCTCCAACGCGCGCAGTTGCACAACCAGTTGGCTCAACGTCTCTTTGTAGACGATCGATTACCAGCAGCGTTATCCGAGCAGCAGTTGACGCTCGAAAAGCTGGGGCAGGATGAAGAGCTAACTCCTACACGACAGGACTTGAGCAAGGGTTGGGTATCTTCTGGACAACGAATGATGTTAGCTCAACAGCTGATGTCACAAGGTGATTATGTTGCTGCAGTGAATCACTTTGAGCAGCTCAGAGCCGCCGATCCGTTTGATTTCTCTTCCTGGTTCCTGCTGGGGAATTGCTACGTTTCACTCGAGCGGCTTTCAGCAGCCGATGGTTGTTTCACCACCTGCGCTACCCTGTGGCCGGACATGTATTTGACATGGTTCAATCGTGGGCTCTGTCGATTTCAATCGGGTGAATTCATGGATGCCAAGCATGATTTCGACCGGGTATTGGAGTTACAGGAAGACTTTGCACCCGCTTTATTCAATCGAGCACTCTGTCAGAAGAGACTCCGGAATTTCAAGGCGGCGATTCAGGATTTGACAGAAGTCGTTCGTCTTCAAGGACACCGTCCGCGAACCTTGTTGGTTCGAGCTCGCGTCTACGATCAATTGGGCGAAAACGACCTGGCTGAGGCCGATCGCCAAAAGGCGTTCGCGAGCGCGCCGGTCGACGCGAAGGGATGGATGGCCCTGGGACTGGCTCGTGTCGAAGAAGATCCTCAACAAGCGTTGGCCGATATCCAACGCGCTCAAGAACTGATGCCTTTTTCCGCTCAAGTCGGTCGTAATCTGGCTTTTGTCTACGGAGAACATTTGGAGCAACCAGAAGCCGCCGCTGATGTTTTGTTTGACTTAGTTCAGCGTTTTGAAGATCCCACCGATAGGATGGCTCGAGCCGTCATGTTGGCTCGTATGGGAAACCAAGCCCTGGCGGTTCAAGAGGGCCAGCAAGCTTTGCAGCTTCGTCGGGATGGAAAACTCCTTTTTCAAATGGCCTGTGTCTATGCTTTGGGGGTGGCGAAGGATTCGGAGCAAACAGAAAACGCTGTGGCTTATCTCGCAGAAGCCATCTCGATCGATCCGTACTGGTTGACGAAAGCTGCCAGTGATTCTGATTTAGATTCGATTCGTCGGACAGATGGATTTCGCAATCTGGTGCGGGCTGCATTGGTAATCCAGAAAAGGGTCCAATCGAATCGAAGTACAACTATTCCTGCGTCAAATTAG
- a CDS encoding alpha/beta hydrolase, which yields MWSSRKISWLLLNLFILFFVANLLFLLGLMYFENSMVFPAPRFPHGDWDASWLDHEDVTFFSEDGTQLHGWLVEHPEPRGFVLFCHGNGEHVAYLADELAAFRDRLQVTVFAFDYRGYGRSHGKPNETGVLADGRAAQAWLADRVRLDPDQTIVVGRSLGGAVAVDLAVQQGAHGLVLDRTFSSLPDVAARQFPWLPVRWLMRTRLASIGKISDYQGPLLQFHGTADEIVPFEFGRALFDASTSDQRRFVAEKGGGHNAPHPPEFWSEVDSFIESLVASPKS from the coding sequence ATGTGGAGTTCTCGAAAAATCAGTTGGTTGCTTCTTAATTTATTTATCTTGTTTTTCGTTGCCAATTTGCTGTTTCTCCTTGGTCTGATGTACTTCGAAAATTCGATGGTCTTTCCCGCACCTCGGTTTCCTCATGGCGATTGGGATGCGTCTTGGTTGGATCATGAGGACGTGACATTTTTTTCCGAGGATGGAACGCAATTACATGGATGGTTGGTCGAACATCCTGAGCCACGAGGGTTTGTTTTGTTCTGTCATGGTAATGGGGAACATGTGGCTTATTTGGCCGACGAGTTGGCTGCGTTTCGGGATCGCTTACAAGTAACGGTATTTGCTTTTGACTATCGAGGCTACGGTCGCAGCCACGGTAAGCCCAATGAAACCGGTGTTTTGGCTGATGGACGTGCTGCACAAGCGTGGCTTGCGGATCGCGTGAGGCTTGATCCGGATCAGACGATTGTGGTCGGTCGTTCGTTGGGGGGAGCCGTGGCGGTCGATCTTGCCGTCCAACAGGGCGCGCACGGTTTGGTTCTCGACCGCACATTTTCCAGTCTTCCTGATGTAGCCGCGCGCCAGTTTCCCTGGTTGCCCGTGCGTTGGTTGATGCGAACTCGCTTGGCGTCGATTGGTAAGATAAGCGATTACCAAGGCCCGCTGTTGCAGTTTCATGGAACGGCTGACGAGATCGTTCCATTCGAATTTGGTCGCGCATTATTTGATGCATCGACTTCTGATCAAAGGCGATTTGTCGCTGAGAAAGGTGGTGGACACAATGCCCCTCACCCTCCAGAATTCTGGAGCGAAGTGGATTCATTTATCGAGTCGCTTGTTGCTTCACCCAAATCGTAG
- a CDS encoding SpoIIE family protein phosphatase codes for MAYLEANNGPSAGTQYELGLADTQTLGRSPDCHIVADGGAVSRVHARLKRLGETFFVEDMRSRNGTFVNDQPISGEHRLQPGDVIRVCDISFTFHSANQTEDSKSSNKAILFDDTQESSPSTIMSKVDLSLENGSVHSSASADVKLKALLEITKSLGKSVALDQVLPQVLKSLFRIFIQADRGFIILKNEKGELETKWSKVRHESQQTFRISKTILDEVIRSKQAILSADAAEDSRFEMSQSIADFHIRSMICAPLVNSEHEVIGAMQIDTDNQRNRFREEDLEVLASIATQAGIAIDNAQMHESALLQREYERDLELAREVQKSFLPDHRPVVPGYEFFDFYQPANHIGGDYFDYIQLPDGRLAIIVADVVGHGAAAALLMSKLSAAARFSLVSEPYPSEALTHLNRSLAPATFDGRFITLVMLILDPTTSQITVLNAGHMPPLIRRSDGLLTEIGAEQAGLPLMIDADYKYRQHVDQIGPGDTFVLFTDGVTEAMNKADELYGIERLRDCIAISQPEKIGQQIVADVHNFVDAGPAKDDMCLVCCGRDKS; via the coding sequence ATGGCTTACCTCGAGGCCAATAACGGTCCTAGCGCCGGCACCCAGTACGAGCTCGGCCTGGCAGATACACAAACACTGGGGCGGAGCCCTGATTGCCACATTGTCGCCGATGGGGGTGCCGTCAGTCGTGTGCACGCGCGGCTGAAACGACTTGGTGAGACCTTTTTTGTCGAGGACATGCGAAGTCGAAATGGCACCTTCGTCAATGACCAGCCCATCAGCGGTGAACATCGCTTACAACCGGGCGACGTGATCCGAGTATGTGACATTTCGTTTACCTTTCATTCGGCGAACCAAACCGAAGATTCCAAATCGTCAAACAAAGCAATTCTGTTCGACGACACACAGGAATCATCTCCTTCCACCATTATGTCGAAGGTGGATCTATCTTTGGAGAATGGCAGTGTTCACTCTTCCGCCTCCGCCGATGTGAAGTTAAAGGCGTTGCTCGAGATCACCAAAAGTCTGGGGAAATCAGTCGCGTTAGACCAAGTCCTGCCGCAAGTCCTGAAAAGTCTTTTCAGAATTTTCATTCAGGCAGATCGGGGCTTCATCATTTTGAAAAACGAAAAGGGTGAACTAGAGACAAAATGGTCGAAAGTTCGCCACGAATCCCAACAGACGTTTCGGATCAGCAAAACGATCCTCGATGAAGTGATCCGCTCAAAACAAGCGATACTCTCAGCAGACGCAGCCGAGGATTCACGATTTGAGATGAGCCAAAGTATTGCTGATTTCCACATCCGATCGATGATCTGCGCTCCGCTGGTCAACAGCGAACACGAAGTGATTGGGGCAATGCAGATTGACACGGACAATCAGCGAAATCGATTTCGCGAAGAGGACTTGGAGGTATTGGCAAGTATTGCCACACAAGCGGGCATCGCAATCGACAACGCTCAAATGCACGAAAGTGCGCTTTTACAGCGTGAGTATGAAAGAGATCTTGAACTGGCAAGAGAGGTCCAAAAGAGCTTTCTCCCCGACCATCGTCCCGTCGTTCCCGGCTATGAGTTTTTCGACTTCTACCAACCCGCTAATCACATCGGTGGTGACTATTTCGACTACATCCAACTGCCTGACGGTCGGCTGGCAATCATCGTTGCGGACGTCGTAGGACATGGCGCGGCAGCCGCTTTACTCATGTCAAAGCTTTCAGCCGCTGCTCGATTTTCTCTCGTATCCGAGCCTTACCCATCCGAGGCCCTGACACATTTAAATCGATCCTTGGCACCGGCGACGTTCGACGGTCGCTTTATCACCTTAGTGATGCTGATCCTCGATCCAACAACCAGCCAAATCACCGTTCTCAATGCCGGCCACATGCCTCCGCTAATTCGTCGCTCGGATGGTTTACTGACCGAAATTGGAGCCGAGCAGGCTGGTTTGCCGCTCATGATTGACGCAGACTACAAATATCGACAACATGTCGATCAAATCGGTCCAGGTGATACTTTCGTTTTATTCACGGATGGCGTTACAGAAGCCATGAACAAAGCGGACGAATTGTACGGAATTGAACGATTACGTGACTGTATCGCGATCTCACAGCCCGAAAAAATTGGGCAGCAAATTGTGGCTGATGTCCACAACTTTGTTGATGCGGGTCCCGCGAAGGATGATATGTGTCTAGTCTGCTGTGGACGGGATAAAAGTTAA